The genomic segment TCCGGAACAGAACGGGAACGCCGGTGCGCTATCTTCGTGCCATGAGTCGGCGCAAGTACGCCTTCTTGGTCAATCTCTGGTTGGAGACCGAGAGCGAGGAAGCGCCGGGGGCTCGCCGCTGGCGCGGCAGCGTCGAACGTCTCTCGACTCGGCAGCGCCTCTACTTCAACGATCTCACCGAGCTGGTTGCTTTTCTCGCGACCTCGACCGGTAGGCGCGACGTGAACTGAGGGTGAGAAGGGCCGGAACGTTTTGGGAACGGTCGCGTGCTAGGTTGACGCATCGCTAGTTCCTTGGAGAAGGTTCTCATGCGTAAGGGAAATTGCTCGTTCGTCCTGCTTTGCTGAAGGAGTATCCTGAGTATGAAGTGTCTATCGGTTTCGTGCCTTGGGCTTGCCTTGATCGCCCTGGGGTTCTCTGGCTGCCACTCGAGTGGCATCACCCCGAACACACCCACCCCGAGCACACCCCCGCCGCAGACGCTTTTCGTCGCGAACTTCAACGGCACCGTGATGGAGTATGCCCCGCCGTACAGCGGCTCGCCGACAACGACTATCTCGACCGGCGAGCCATGGGCCCTGGCACTCAACTCCTCCGACGATCTCTTCGTCGCGAACTCTCATGCAGCCAACACCGTGACCGAATATGCACCGCCGTACACGGGGGCGCCGATAGCGACCGTCTCCAACGGCGTATGCGCTGCTGAGGGTGTCGCACTCAACTCCTCCGGTGATCTCTTCGTAGGGAACTATTGCAACGGCACCAGCAACGTAACGGAGTACGCACCGCCCTACACCGGAGCGCCGATAGCGACTATCACAAACAGCGTGGGCAGTGCTGAAGGGGTAGCATTCAACTCCTCCGACGACCTCTTCATCGCGAACGATAATAACGTGACGGAGTACGCAGCGCCGTACACCGGAGCGCCGATAGCGACTATCACAAACAGCGTGACCGCTGCTGTAGCCGTGGCGTTCAACTCCTCCGGCGATCTCTTCGTCGCGAACGCTAATACCCCCGGTAACGTGACGGAGTACGCACCGCCGTACACCGGTGCGCCGATAGCGACCATCACCACTGATGTGACCATTCCCTATGGTCTGGCACTCAATTCCTCCGGCGATCTCTTCGTGGCGAACTCTGGCAACGGCACCGTGACGGAGTACGCATCACCGTACACGGGCTCGCCGATAGCGACCATCACGATCAACGGGAGCAGCAGGCTCAAAGGCCTGGCGATAACGAAGTAGCTCGCGGATGTGGTAGGACAGGAGCCGCAGATCTGCTGCTCCTGTCCTACGCCCCGCTAGAAGATACGAGCCGCTCGGATCGAGCGCAAGCAACGGTGACGCCCCTCGCCCCATGCGCGCCACGCTGCGCGACACTGCGATGCCCGCGATCGCTTAGAGATTCGCGCTTAGCGCGTTGCGCCGAGATCGCTTAGCGCCGCACGCCGATCGCGTAGCGCTGTGCGGCCCACGTGACGAACTCGGGGCTTTGCAGGCCTTGATTTAGCACCGCTAAGAGCCCATGCGCCGCAAAGCCTTGCAGCATAAGGCTTTGCGCTCAGAGGCTCGGCGCCGATGGCCCGGGACAGGAGGGCTCGTCTTGGATCGCTTAACTCCTATCCCCTTATGCGGCGGCGCCGTGGCACTTCTTATATTTTTTGCCGCTGCCGCACGGGCATAAATCGTTTCGTCCGACTTTCGGTTGGTCGCGATGCGTCGGCTTCGCCGGCTCGTCGTCGCCACGGTTGGTGTGCATGCGCTGCAGACGCGGGCCGGGAGGCGGCGGCAGCGGCCCCATGGGTGCGCCGACCGGCACCAGCTCCGGAGACGTGCTTTGCGTCGGCGGTAAGGTGAACGGCGGCGGAGGCGGCGCTTGGCCTGCGCCCGGGCCCTGCTCCACCACCACGCGGAAGACGCCTTTGATCGCTTCGTCCGCGATGTTGTTCTTCAGCGACTCGAATATCTCGAAGGCTTCCTTCTCGTATTCGACGCGCGGATCGCGCTGGCCATAGCCACGCAGACCGATGCCGGTTTTGAGATGGTCCATGACATAGAGATGGTCCACCCATTGACGGTCGATGATCGGCAACAGAAGATAGCGCGATTCGATGACGCGCATCAACTCCGGCGTGATCTCGCGCTCCTTCTCTTCGTAGGCCTCAATCGCGGCCGCACGCACCATGCCGCGAATCTCATCGCGGTCTCTCTTCTCGAAGCTCGTCTCCGACAATCGCTTGCGTATGGGGAAGACCGCCTCGAGCGCGTTCAGCAGCTCGGTGAGGTCCCATTCGGCCGGGCTCGCGTTCTCGGGCGCGTTGTGCTCCAGCGCCTCGTCGACTTTCGCCTCGAGCGACTGCAGCATGAAGGCGCGCGTATCGAACGTACCTTCCAATATCGCCCGGCGATCGCCGTAGATCACTTCGCGCTGTTTATTCATCACGTCGTCGTACTCGAGGACGTGTTTGCGAATCTCGTAGTTGTGATTCTCGACCTTGCTCTGCGCGCGTTCGATCGACTTCGTCACGAGGCCCGATTCGATCGGCGCCTCGTCGGTGAAGCCGACGCGCTCCATGATCGCGTTCATGCGCTCGCCGCCGAAGAGCCGCATGACCTCATCTTCCAGCGAAACGTAGAACCGCGACGAGCCGGGGTCGCCTTGGCGCCCCGAGCGTCCGCGCAGCTGGTTGTCGATGCGTCGCGACTCGTGACGCTCCGTGCCGATGATGTGCAGGCCGCCGGCTTGCGGGACGCCGTCGCCGAGCTTGATGTCGGTGCCGCGGCCCGCCATGTTCGTGGCGATCGTCACCTGCCCGGGCTGCCCGGCGTCTTTGATGATCTCCGCCTCTTGCTCGTGGTACTTGGCGTTGAGCACGTTGCACTCGACGCCCTTGCGCCGCAGCATCGCCGCGAGCGTCTCGCTCTTCTCGATCGAGCGCGTCCCGACGAGCACGGGCCGGCCCTTCTGATGCTCGTTCACGATCTCGTCGACGACGGCTTGGAACTTCGCCTTTTCCGACTTGAAGACGATATCTGAGTTATCCTTACGAACCATCGGCATGTTCGTCGGGATGACGACGACGTCGAGCCCGTAGATGTCGCGAAACTCGCGCTCTTCCGTCTTTGCCGTGCCGGTCATGCCGGCGAGGTGATCGTAGAGCCTGAAGAGATTCTGAAACGTAATGGTGGCGAGCGTCTGATCCTCGCCGCGAACCTTGATGCCTTCTTTGGCTTCAATCGCCTGATGGATGCCGTCGGAGTATCGCCGCCCGTACATCAACCGGCCGGTGAACTCATCGACGATGATGATCTCGCCTTCCTTGACGATGTACTGCTGGTCGCGATGAAAGAGATGCCAAGCCTTCAACGCCGCGTTGAGCTGATGGGTGAGCTCGATGTTGCGCTGGTCGTAGAGATTCTGGATGCCGAGCATCTTCTCGACTTTGGCAACGCCGGCTTCCGTGATCGGCACGGCATGAGCCTTTTCGTCGACGGTAAAATCTTCGTCTTTACGCAGACGCGGGACGATCTGGGCGAACTTCTCGTACAGCTCCGTCGCCTCGGTGCTGGGGCCGCTGATGATGAGCGGCGTGCGCGCCTCGTCGATGAGGATCGAATCGACCTCGTCGACGAGCGCGAAGTACAGCTCGCGCTGCACGAGATCCTCGACTTGCCAAGCCATGTTGTCGCGCAGATAATCGAAGCCGACCTCGTTGTTCGTCACGTACGTGACGTCGCAAAGATAGGCCGCACGCCGTTGCGCGGGGTCGAGGTCGTGCTGGATGATGCCGACGCTCAACCCAAGAAACTCGTAGACGGGGCTCATCCACTCGGCGTCGCGCCGGGCAAGGTAGTCGTTGACGGTCACGACGTGAACGCCGCGCCCCTCGAGCGCCCGCGCGTAGACGGGAAGGGTCGCGACGAGGGTCTTGCCTTCGCCGGTCTTCATCTCCGCGATGCGGCCTTCGTAGAGCACCTGGCCACCCATGATCTGGACGTCGAACGGACGCATGCCAAGCGCTCTACGACTCGCCTCGCGAGCGACCGCGAAGACCTCGGGCAGCAGGTCGTCGAGCGTCTCACCCGCTTCGAGGCGGCCGCGGAACTCGGGCGTTTTTGCCCGCAGCTCGTCGTCGGAGAGCGCCTTCATGGGCTCTTCGAAGGTGTTGACGCGCTCGGCCGTACGCCGTAGGCGCGCGACCTCTCGTTCGTTCCCGTCGATCAGGGCCTTGAGAAATGCCATTATCTCTTACTTCAGCTCTTTTTCTACTTCTGCTCGTGCGAGGGGCAAAGCCACCGTAAAGGTCGTCCCCTCATCTTCTATAGACCGCACGCTCACCGTTCCCCGATGCGCGTCGACGATCTTTTTCGAGATGTAGAGGCCCACCCCCGAGCCGGCGATCCCCCGGCGACGGGCGTTGCTCGCCCGGCCGAAACGCGTGAAGAGCGCCGTCAGCTCGTCGCGAGGGATGCCGATTCCACGATCCGTGACGTCGATGCGCGCCTCGTTGCCCTCGGCATGCACGGCAACGTGCACCGGGCCTTCGGAGTACTTCAGCGCGTTTTGCACGACGTTGTCGATGACGTGGCGGAAGCGGTTCCCGTCGCAGCTCACGCTCACCGGCTCCGCAGGCAGCTCGAGCGTGACGCGCGCGCTCTCCCCTGCGACGGCGTGCACGCAACGCGCGACGAACGCACCGAGATCGACGACGTTGCGCGCCAGCGAAAACCCTTCCGACTGCGTCTGTGCGAGAATCAGCGCATCCTCCGAAAGACGCACGAGCCGGTTCGTCTGTTCGAAGATGCGCTTCACTTCATCCACGTCGTGCTCGGCCTCGAGCAAGAGCTCGCAATAGCCGAGGATGACGGTGAGCGGGCCCTTGAAGTCGTGCGCGAGCATCGCGAGCAGGTCGTCCTTGAACTCATTCGACTCGTGCAACGCGCGGTTGGCGCGCTGCATGGCCTCGTACAGATCGAGGTTGCGCAGCGCCAGCGCGAGCAGCGCACCGAGCTCCTGCAGCAAGCGAAGATCGTCACGCGCGAAGCGCACCGGCCGGTTGCTCCCCACGATGAGGAACGCATCGATCGTGTCGCCGGAGAGATCCGACGCAGTACGCGAGAGCGGAATGACGACGTAACCCGGTCCGTCCGTCAAACGCTGCACGCGACGATCGTCGGTCGAGGCCGTCATCGCCGGGCGCTGCGCGCGGTGCGTGAGGTCGAAGCCGCTCGCCGCGAGCGTCCGCTCGATATCCTGTCCGTACATCCCGACGCGCTCGTACGATGCGCCGTCCCAGCGCAGCACGCAGGTGCGGTCGGCGTGCACGAGCGTCGCCGCGAAACGGCACATCACGTCGGCGAGCGGCCGAAGCGCCGTATGGCTGAGAATCGTACGCGCAGCCTCCGCCAGCGTCTCGCGCTCCTGCGCGCGGCGCAGCTCGCGCTCGTACGCGTACGCGTTCGTCAATGCGATCTCGAGATGCGAGCCGAGCGTGCGAAAGAACGTCGCGCGATCCTCGGGTGCCCATTCCGCGAGCCCGGAGTCTGACCGCACGATGAACGCCCCCCACAGCCGCGCCTCGGTTCGCAACGCAACGAGCACGCCGCCCGCTTCGCCGAAGAGCGCACGGCGCGTATCCGCGGGCAGCAGCTCAGCGTCGGATGGGTCTTCCAGGGAGAGCTGCTGCTCCAGGCCGGCGCGCAGAATCGATGCCTCGGGCGTGAAACTGCTCGTCTCTCGCAGGCGTACCGCACGGCGCTCCAGCCTTTCGTCCTCGATCCCGTACGCCGCGCAATCAACGCCGAGCTCGTGCGACACCGTAACGACGAAGACGAGCAAGACCTCGTCCACGTATTGCGTGTCGCGCAGGATGCGCACGACGCGCTCGAGGGTCTCCGCTTGGCGGCGTCGCGCACGCTCCCGTTCGTAGAGCCGCGTGTTCGAGAGCGCGAGGCCTACGTGAAATGCGAGCACGCGCAGTGCGCCGACATCGGAATCGTCCAACGTTCGCCGTTCGTTGAAGACGAGCAGCATCGCGTCTTCGACGCGTCCGTCGACGATGAACGGCATCGCGATCGCGCTGCGCGCTCCGTCGCCGTACGCCGCCGCACGCTCAGGCAGGCGCTCGCGGCGAAGGGTCAAGCCGCTGAAGACCTTGCGCAGATCGCCGTCGATTGCAATTGACGTTGCAAGCGGAGCGCGTGACGTCGCTTCAGCGACGACGAGCGCGCGTGCGTCGGACGCGCCGCGCTCGTAGACGATGCAGCGATCGGCGTCGAACGCCGCGCGCACGCCTTCGGTGATTCCCGCCAGCAGCTCGCGCCGGTCGAGCGACTTGTGCAGCCGCTCGTTGACCATTGCGAGCAGACGACTCTCGCGCGACTGCCGCTCGGCAAGCTCCAGCGCTCCTGCGGTTTCGAGCATGCGCGAACAAACCTCTGCGATTGCCGCCGCTCGTTCTTCGGCGGTGGTCGCAATCGCGAGGCGCGTGAGCGCTGACAATGAATCGATGGGTGCGGGTGCTCCTTACGGAACGAGGCCCAAACCGATCGGTACGCCCGGAGAAGTGTAGGTCCTCGACGGCGCCACGTTGGCGGTTCCGCAGGTCGGTGAGATGCCGGTGAAGACGTACACGACGCCTGCGCCAGCCACCGTGGTATCCGCGACGTAGATGTTTCCGCTCGTGTCCACCGCGACGTCCGTGGGCGCAAAGAGGTTCGTGCTCGTCCCGCTGATCTTACAGGACGGCGGCACGTTCTGCGTGCCGGTCAGCCCTGCCGGAAAGACGAGGATGCTGGGCGGCACCGAGATGCTGCCCTCATCGGATACATAGAGATTGCCGCTCGCGTCGAGCGCGATGCCGCTCGGCTGCGTGAGCCCGGTGAGCCCGCCCGCGAGCGTGAGCGTCGGCGCGAGATTCTCCGGCGTGGGCGTCGGGCTGGGCGTCGGAGATGGTGTGGGCGTCTGTCCCGACGGCGTCGGCGCGGGCGTCGCCGTGGGGGCAGGCGTCGCGGTCGCCACGGGCGTCGGCGTCGGACTCGGAACGACGAATGCTTCGACCGACGCGCCTTGGAGGTTGGTCACGTACGCCGTGTAGCCGTTCACCGCAACGCCACTCGGCACGTTCATTCCCGTGTTCGGTCCGGCGATGATCTGGCCGGGAACGATGCCGCCGGCACCGGCGTCGCCCGTCGCATAAACGAGGAGCTGGCTCTCGAACGGCGATCCCGCCGCTGGATTGACGTTTGCGATGACGACCTGTTTGTTCGTCGCGTCGATGGCGATGCCGCGCGGACGAACGACGCCATCGCTCGCTCCGCGAATAACGCCGATCGGAAGCACGTTTCCGGTTGCCAGCGATTCGATCTCGACGACGCTTGCCGCCTGCGTGCTCGCGTTGTAGTTGGTGACCCAGAGATTGTTGCTTCCGTCGAACGCCAAGTACTGCGGACCGTTGAGCTGGGTACTGCTGCCGCCGATCTGATTGATGGGGCCTTTACCGGTTGCCTCGTTTGCCGCATACATCGAGATGCCGTTCTGCGTGCTGTTCGCCACGTAGAGCGTACCCTTAGGAAAGTTCGGGCCGATGTTCAAGCTAGAGGTCGTTCCCGTGTTGCCGGCGCACGCGGCCACGAGCGCGACCAGACACAGGGCAACCAGCCCATAGGTAAGCTTACGTGGCGTGTTCACGAGGCCTCACGTTCAAGCGAGGGGCCGACTTTCCTTGAAAAGCGGCCGGGCCCGTGCGGTGCAGCCCCCTCCACGCGCCGAAAGCCACGCCAGCCACGATGATTATCAGCACGAGCGCGACGACGATGCGCCTTCGCACGAGACGTCCGCGGCTCGATTCCGTATCGATGATGCTTCGAGGCACTGTGCGGGCGGCTTAGATCGAACGGCGCACGGGATGGTTCACGGCCCCCGCTCCCAGATAGCGCAGCAGCTGCTGCACGGTTACGAATCGGTAGCCCGCTGCACGAAAGGCCTCCACGATCGCAGGCAAGGCCTCGATCGTCGCGAGTTTACCGTTGTGCAGCAGCACGATATCAGGCCGCGTCGCGAAGTGCTCGACGTGAGCCACGATGCGTGCTGAAGGTATGGTGCGCCAATCGCCGCTATCGTCGGTCCAGAGAATCACGTGATAGCCGAGGCGCTGAGCGATGCGAAGCGTCTGCTCGGTGTACCGGCCGTGCGGCGGACGCATCATCCAATTGACGGAGGGGTCGTGCGTGAGGGCCCACAGCACGTCTCGGCCGCGAAGTATCTCGCTGCGCACGACCGCCGGCGTTTCGCGATCGAGATCGGGATGCGAG from the Candidatus Dormiibacterota bacterium genome contains:
- the secA gene encoding preprotein translocase subunit SecA, producing the protein MAFLKALIDGNEREVARLRRTAERVNTFEEPMKALSDDELRAKTPEFRGRLEAGETLDDLLPEVFAVAREASRRALGMRPFDVQIMGGQVLYEGRIAEMKTGEGKTLVATLPVYARALEGRGVHVVTVNDYLARRDAEWMSPVYEFLGLSVGIIQHDLDPAQRRAAYLCDVTYVTNNEVGFDYLRDNMAWQVEDLVQRELYFALVDEVDSILIDEARTPLIISGPSTEATELYEKFAQIVPRLRKDEDFTVDEKAHAVPITEAGVAKVEKMLGIQNLYDQRNIELTHQLNAALKAWHLFHRDQQYIVKEGEIIIVDEFTGRLMYGRRYSDGIHQAIEAKEGIKVRGEDQTLATITFQNLFRLYDHLAGMTGTAKTEEREFRDIYGLDVVVIPTNMPMVRKDNSDIVFKSEKAKFQAVVDEIVNEHQKGRPVLVGTRSIEKSETLAAMLRRKGVECNVLNAKYHEQEAEIIKDAGQPGQVTIATNMAGRGTDIKLGDGVPQAGGLHIIGTERHESRRIDNQLRGRSGRQGDPGSSRFYVSLEDEVMRLFGGERMNAIMERVGFTDEAPIESGLVTKSIERAQSKVENHNYEIRKHVLEYDDVMNKQREVIYGDRRAILEGTFDTRAFMLQSLEAKVDEALEHNAPENASPAEWDLTELLNALEAVFPIRKRLSETSFEKRDRDEIRGMVRAAAIEAYEEKEREITPELMRVIESRYLLLPIIDRQWVDHLYVMDHLKTGIGLRGYGQRDPRVEYEKEAFEIFESLKNNIADEAIKGVFRVVVEQGPGAGQAPPPPPFTLPPTQSTSPELVPVGAPMGPLPPPPGPRLQRMHTNRGDDEPAKPTHRDQPKVGRNDLCPCGSGKKYKKCHGAAA
- a CDS encoding ATP-binding protein, which codes for MSALTRLAIATTAEERAAAIAEVCSRMLETAGALELAERQSRESRLLAMVNERLHKSLDRRELLAGITEGVRAAFDADRCIVYERGASDARALVVAEATSRAPLATSIAIDGDLRKVFSGLTLRRERLPERAAAYGDGARSAIAMPFIVDGRVEDAMLLVFNERRTLDDSDVGALRVLAFHVGLALSNTRLYERERARRRQAETLERVVRILRDTQYVDEVLLVFVVTVSHELGVDCAAYGIEDERLERRAVRLRETSSFTPEASILRAGLEQQLSLEDPSDAELLPADTRRALFGEAGGVLVALRTEARLWGAFIVRSDSGLAEWAPEDRATFFRTLGSHLEIALTNAYAYERELRRAQERETLAEAARTILSHTALRPLADVMCRFAATLVHADRTCVLRWDGASYERVGMYGQDIERTLAASGFDLTHRAQRPAMTASTDDRRVQRLTDGPGYVVIPLSRTASDLSGDTIDAFLIVGSNRPVRFARDDLRLLQELGALLALALRNLDLYEAMQRANRALHESNEFKDDLLAMLAHDFKGPLTVILGYCELLLEAEHDVDEVKRIFEQTNRLVRLSEDALILAQTQSEGFSLARNVVDLGAFVARCVHAVAGESARVTLELPAEPVSVSCDGNRFRHVIDNVVQNALKYSEGPVHVAVHAEGNEARIDVTDRGIGIPRDELTALFTRFGRASNARRRGIAGSGVGLYISKKIVDAHRGTVSVRSIEDEGTTFTVALPLARAEVEKELK
- a CDS encoding polysaccharide deacetylase family protein, with the protein product MKRAVLVLAAAAALAAVAFGVREFFHVSNRTAAILTPTMNVHKEFSGALGPRLYRALHSRPAIVPGERSRLVALTFDDGPYPIFTPLLLDRLRDLHIPATFFLIGRDAEQWPELAQRIETAGNEIGDHTYSHPDLDRETPAVVRSEILRGRDVLWALTHDPSVNWMMRPPHGRYTEQTLRIAQRLGYHVILWTDDSGDWRTIPSARIVAHVEHFATRPDIVLLHNGKLATIEALPAIVEAFRAAGYRFVTVQQLLRYLGAGAVNHPVRRSI